In Pseudorca crassidens isolate mPseCra1 chromosome 17, mPseCra1.hap1, whole genome shotgun sequence, the DNA window CACAAGCCGCGTAGGTGCCACCATCTGCCTGCAGCACCTGCAGGGACGCCCCCCAGTGGCATCAGTCCATTAGGCCGctgaccccatccccacccccacacacacaccctcctcctctctcccctccctgggttGAGGGCTGCTGTCTGCTCACCTGCACATAGATATCAATCTGGGAGCGTGGATGAAGCTGTGTAAGGACGGCTGCCTCGAAGGTTTGACGCAGCTGCAGGCCCATCTCGCAGGATTTACGGTCCCCGTGTGGCCGCCGCTTGCGCTCACCTGTGCTGAAGGTCGCAGAACTGTACTGACAGTTCACCAGGGCCCTGTCAGGCAGAGCTCGTGCCCGGGAGCCCCGGATCtgggggagggttgggggaggacACGTGAGCCAGGCCCACTCCTCCCAGCTCACACTACCCCTTCCTCTGGCTCTTGCCCTGAGCcttggcctccctccctccctcccgtcccTCTATCTGCAGCGTCTCAACAAGCAACTACTTTACCTCCAAAACATAGCCTGGGGGAGGGCCACTGGACCAGTCTCCAAGCTACCATCGCCTCTGGATCTCACCTCTCTCCTAACAGGCCTCCCTGTTTCCATCCTTGACTCATCTTCTCCCAACCCACTCTCTGTTTGTATCAGAGTCTGTTTACAAATGTCAAGTCTGATTCTGCCTTCTCTAGGCAATACATGTACTACTTACCTTTAAAGGCTTCCCACCACGTATGAgacaaaaatcctaaatctttTCCCTGCTCTACAAATCCCTCAATCTCATTTGGAAatactccccaccctccccaccatcAGCCTTTCTGATCTGCAGGCGTGTCATGCTTACTCTTCCACCCCTCTGGCCTTACGCCTCCAGCGCTGGAGTGGCAATATACCCAGGCGGCTTTATTTACAGTCCCTGTCCTCACGTAGTTTGTTCCAGTGGGGAGACAAACGGTGAGAAATACGTTAAATTGATGTCTGAGGAGGCGGGTGCAGAAAAGCAGGAAGTGTGTGAACGTAGGGGAGGGAATCTGACAGGTGAGCAAGGTGATCTGGGAAGGTGTCACCGGAGGGTGACGTCGGAGTAGAGCTGAGTGGTGAGGGAGCGAGTGGGAGCGCACCTGGCGGGTTTAGGAATAGCAAAGAGGAGTGGAGGGTGCAGGGGACAGTGGCCGATGAGAAAGGCAGGGACCATCGTGCATCACACTGTTAGGACTCTGGCCGCGGCCCCACACGGAGGCGCGCGCCGGCCTCACCTCCCGAGCCTCTGCGCAGCCTGGCGGCCCCGCGCACCCCACAATTGCCGCCGCCGGATTTCTCTGCCCGCCCCGGAGGAAGCCCGGCTCGCGCGCCCACTCGCCTCGTGAGGCCCGTAGACCACCGCTAACGCCTTGGTGTTTCCCTGCTCGATGTAGGCCGAGCCGTCGGCCTGCGCGAATACACCCATCCGCGCCTGGATCTTACGCAGCTCCCCGGCGCGCCGCCCGTCCACCCGGTAGCCCTGGTCCGACAGAAGCTCCAGCCCCGCCATGCCGCCCGGCCGCTAGCCCCCGTTTCCGCTCTCTGGAGAACTACAGTTCCCGGCGGTCCGGATGCCCCACTTCCGACCTCCGGGGTCCTACGGTTTCCGGAGCGCCGCCTCCCATTTCCGGTTCCGGAGAACGACGGTTCTCCCAGGGTTCCCGGCGGCGCCGCTTTCCGCACCTCCGGTCCGCGGGGAGGTTGGGGTACGGCTGTTTGGGATGACTGTCCCGTGGCTGCTAGGGGTGGAGACCCGCTGGGCGTGGAATCCCCACGTCGTTTCCCCCCGGGTTTGTCGTAGGGGCGGTTCCCACGACCCTCGGGGCCTATCCGCCTTGGTCGCCGCCGGCGCGCGCCTTCTCCCGGGCCCAGAGTCCCGGGCGTCCCACTACGCCCGCGACCCGCCGGCCCTGCCGCGCCtccgcctctccctctccctctgcggcCGAGCCCCGCTCGGACCCCGCGCAGCCGGTGCGCCTCTGCTTCTCTTTGACGCCAGGCGTCTTCCTCGAGGTTCGCGGGTGAGAGCCGCGACTGCTGGAATGATAGCATCGTTTTGTCTGACGGCTTCTGTTCTTCCGCGCTCGTAAATGCATTCGTTTTCCCAAGCTGAGACACATTCTCTGTTCTCTTGTTTTTTACCGTTTAGTTTTAACAAttgtccataaaaaaaaaaaccacgtaGTTTATATTGTACATACACGTGgttctttttagagcagttttaatttTCCATGTTGCTTTGGTTCTTCACTCCGTACGACCCCACGCCCCCCAGCATCTGCCGTAGCTTAAATACtggttttatgatttttctccacACACATAATTACATACAAGTCACAACAAATATGTGCAGTTGTAACGTACAGACGTACAGGGGCTTTTGGAactctgcttatttttttaaatgggatcaTTTCGTACAcacttttctgtttctcactAAAAAATACGTAGTGAAATCTGTCCAGATAATCCTGTGGAACTCTAATTTTTTGCTTGATACTCATGGGGTGGATGTACCAGAATTTACCCATCTACTGCCCCACTGTGGGCAGTGGGTGTGTGTCCAGGGGCTTGGGAGATGGAACCCCAGGGTAGGGACTAACTGGGTGAAGGCTGTAAGTGTGAGTTACATTTTCCCTCCTTTCCCACCAAGAAAAAGTTACAGTTTTTACATAATCCTCGCCAACCTGCAGAGTGTTATTGACATGCTGTAATCACTCATGCATTTCTTTGCCTGATGTAGTCCAACATCTTGTGTCGGTCAAGTCCCCTGGAACTGTTGAGGGGTCTACAGAAGGGAGAAATGAGATGCTTTTCTCCCTAGCTGCCTCCTGTTTCCAGGTACCTCTGTTTCTCGGTGGTCAAGGTTATTACCATCAGCGAGTTCATCCCCCTCGCTACCGCCCCCCATTCCCACCAGCTGCATTATTCAGCCCCTCTGCAGTGCTTAGGAAGCCAGATCGCATTCTTCAGACTTGAACGTGGAAGGATGAACCAGCAGGGTTACAACACTCACCAAGAGGAGGTGGCATTCACAGGGGCCTAGGAAGGGGCACAGGCCTGTGTCCCAGCACCACCTGCACGTAGTGTCTTTCAGGTCCTCTCATGCTCCCCCATTACATCCAGCTCCCACGTGCAATAAAATGGGCCTCCTTTTTCCATTTGAGAGTGAAGAGATCCTCACCCTTTCCAGAAGGGAATTGTATGGGGTTGTGTGTCTGTCTGACTCTTGATGCATGGCCTTAGTGCcttcaaataacaaaaaaataaatatattattgaggtaggaggtagatgggcccctgggctgagcagctggaATTTGTCAAGCTGAGTAAATTGGAGTTTGTCTTCCCCTGACATTTTCAAGGAAAAAGTTAATGGCAGGAGCAGAGAGGAGTTGAGCTCGGCTGGagtaaagagataagatgaccaCATCTATCActcttgaggtcaaggagacctccccAACTGCCCATGCACAGAAAGACTCTCCaggggtcaaaaagggaggggtcGCTATCCCGTAATAGGTGCTGTTAATCTCCTAAAGACCCTcatgctggaatccatcttggctaaaagaTGCGTGCACATGTCGGGGAGGGCCCTGGCCCAGGCAGTTGTGGGAAAGGAAGCAAGATGGTTggccagaggaaaagaaagaccTGGAAAAACTGCCCCTATAGAAATGAGTTAACTGCCTCTTAGGTGTGCTCATCAGGGAGGACACCCACACATCTTCTTCCCTGGGTGTGTAACTTTGCTTTGCTTCTCTCTTAAACAAACTGCTTCTCTGTGCACTCTCCCACACGTGCTGTGCTTCTAATAAACTCTGTGTCTGTTTTATAGCCTTagtctatttatctatttatttatttatttggctgcgttgggtctttgttgctgcgcgctggcgttctctagttgtggttactcttcgttgcggtgcgcgggcttctcattgcggtggcttctcttgctgaggagctcggactctaggtgtgcgggctcagtagttgtggctcgcgggctctagagcacaggctcagtagctgttgctccgcagcatgtgggatcttcctggaccagggattgaatgtgtcccctgcattggcaggtggattcttaaccactgtgccaccagggaagtcctgcatggTGTTCTAagacctagcctcagaagtcacgtAGTGGCACTCTCGCCAAATTCTGGGTCAAGGCAGTCACAGAGGTCTGCCAGgctcaaggggaggggacatgccctccccacccacccccccaccgccATAGAAGCAGTTCAATGTCAAGCCATGAGAAGAGCAGGTGGAATGGACATACTGTGGTGGGCTTGGGCCTAAGTCCTAGACAAAGCGTCCCCTCCAAGGCGGTGGTCTCCTAGAATACTGGGGCATGAGACCCTGCCACTGTGCCTGGTCGAAGGCCGTGAATGATGGCCGTCATTCTCTGCCACTAGCCATCCTCCATCCCCTCACCCTCGACTCTTCAGCTGGACTGAGCAGGCCTTCTTCCCTCAGCAGTGTGGGCTCTTACTCTTCCAGTTCTTACTAGGTCAAGATTGCTGTAGTCCATTGCCGCAGGTGGAAGCCCCCCGGGTGCCCCGCCCTCATTTCATGGTTGGCCCTAGCAGCTCAGGATAATTAGGAAAATGTTGGTTCTGGGCCTAAGGAGCCCAGAGTGACTGCGGGGTGGCTTTTCCTTCCAGATCAGTGCTAACCTTACTGTGTCCCCTTGTGGaagtgtccccccaccccaggaactAAGATCTCCAACCTGGCAGCATCTCTGGTTTAGGGTATGGGCTGTTCAGGAATGAGAACCCCTTGGTTCTCTGGCCCTTGTGTTCTAGCCATAGGGTACACACATGGGTGGATTCACATTTGGGGCCTAAAGCTTATACAAATTTGGGAGCTGTGTTGAGGATCCCCAAGACCAGCCCTGGATTCAGTGATTGACTAGGACTCATAGAATTCAGCACATACAGTTGTACTCATGACCACGATTCAAGGGAGAGAATGTTAatcaaaatcagcaaagggaaaaggctggTGGGGCAAAGTAAGAGCAAACCAGGCCCCAGCTTCCAGAGTCCTCTCCTTGAGAAATCGCTCAGGACACACTCCACCCCCCCGGGAACAAGGTGCAACAATGTGTGTGAAATGCTGGCCACCAGCGCAGCTCACTGGAGACTCAGGGCCTACAGCTTTCAGAGGGAGCTGGCCACGGCCATGCAGGCGCGCCTGCCTGGCATGTACCCAGAGTCCTGGGACGAAAGCAGGAGTTTAGCATAAACCATATTTGTTTGTACAAAGAGTTTAGGTTCAGTGAGCCACTCTTATTGGGGAATGGCAGGAACCCTTCTGAAACCTAGGTTCCCAGACGCCACAGCTCTGCAAACATCGTCTGAAGGAGAGCAGCCTCAGGGCCCTCTTTAAGAAACGGAggacagggatttccctggtggtccagtggttaagactccatgctcccaatgcagggggcccaggttcgatccctggtgagggaactagatcccgcatgccacagctaaagatcccacacgccacaatgaagatcccgtgtgccgcaactaattttattaataaataaataaacttttttttgaaaaacaggaCAAAATCATATATACAAAATTAAGTGAACAGAGTGAGGAAAGAAATCCCAACGTgcaacacacagaaaacaaacataatgTCATCAGTTAACTTCCTGACATATTTCTAATGTTTCCCCTGTGCTTTTCAGATGCAAAATCTGTCACCTCTTAAGATGATGACACTTTCATGATGTCACCTTCTGTATGTGGAGAGAGGATAAGTTAGTCTCCCCTCTAACATGCTTAATCaaagtttatttaatatatttatttattttggctgcgccgtgtcttcgttgtggcacacgggatctttttagttgcagcatgcgggcttcttagttgcagcatactgacttcttagttgcagcatgcatgcgggatctagttcccc includes these proteins:
- the EXOSC4 gene encoding exosome complex component RRP41; amino-acid sequence: MAGLELLSDQGYRVDGRRAGELRKIQARMGVFAQADGSAYIEQGNTKALAVVYGPHEIRGSRARALPDRALVNCQYSSATFSTGERKRRPHGDRKSCEMGLQLRQTFEAAVLTQLHPRSQIDIYVQVLQADGGTYAACVNAATLAVLDAGIPMRDFVCACSAGFVDGTALADLSHVEEAAGGPQLALALLPSSGQIALLEMDARLHEDQLEQVLEAAAQAARDVHTLLDRVVRQHVQEASILLGD